The following nucleotide sequence is from Archocentrus centrarchus isolate MPI-CPG fArcCen1 chromosome 6, fArcCen1, whole genome shotgun sequence.
TTCAATACATAATGAGTTATTAATGTCACAGACAACTTGCCAATTTTAAAACGGAATCATCCAAGACCACATGAATGCACAATTAGTCTTGACAGTGCCACCGCACTCCATATTGGAGCCCTGATCTAAACTAAACTGAATCTGAACTAAACAGAATTTATCAGTTGTTCATCAGTGAGTTTCTTATGTGCATATGACCCATGAAAAACATGCTGCATCAAATACTTGGCCTGCAAGGTTCATGTATTATATGCTATAGCTCTAACAAACGCCTACACTCTGAATAATACTAGCTGCTCACCTGGGAACAACAATCTGCCCCAGAGGGGCTGAATAGTTGTATTagtcatcagaccaaaggaagAGTCCACTCTGAGTGCCACTCTCCTTTGAGCTGCAGTAAAATTTAGGAGACAAAAATTATCTCTGTAAATAGCCCCCTTTAGTTAtgccattttattttcatttttttaaaaatattctgtcGAAGTAAACTAATATACCAGACTGCTAATAAAGCACCTCTCACCTGCTTGACTTCATTTGACTTGCTAATCAAACTTTGCTGTTATCAGggctttaattaaaaatcctTCACATTGAACGTAAGCAAAACACTTTTTGTGTGTTGCAGGATATGTAAATTCAATTTGGGTTGCACGTAATCTCAGTGACTGTTTGTTACACCTGATTTGTCCCGCCGCAGTCCTCTCTCAGCGTTGCAGATATGCGTGAGCAGCAGCGTTTTCGTTTATTGCGCTGCTCAGTGAATATGTTACCGTTGTGCTATATTGACTGCAGCTTATTTGTCCTGCCCATCATATGCAGCCCTTTTAATACTGAACAGAACATGAAGTTCCTTATTGCCCTATATGTCCTGATATATAAAACGTTAGAACTGAAAGAGGAtgtactaaaacaaaaaaaaatgtgtgattaGTGTTGTCGATATTCAATACCATCTTTGATACCATGGGGAATATTTTGACCCCGTCCTTGAACCACAGCAGTGATGGCAATGAAGTTAATTCTTGAAAAAGttaattttaaatgaattttcttAATTAGTCATAATTACTAGTGAGGAGAGAGGCTTTGCTGTGTCAAGTTGTGTGTTAACTGGAGGAGGCAAAGACAGCACTGTTGGTATTGATTCTATTGCAAATCTGATATTTTTGACAGCCCTATGTCTGATGTCACTTTATTGAGCTAAAGTTATTAAAGCTCACTATTGTTACCAAACAGAACCTCAACTTTTGATTAGTTGCTTATTTTGACATAACCGCCACATAAACTGCTGGACAGCTGATAGTAACTAAAGATAGTGTCCACAATAACATCACATCGAGTGACATGTTTGCAATGAATGAGCTGCATATAAAGCAGAGACATAAGATGAGGAAAGATTAGAAAGGCTTTggatacacacatacagacagccTGCAcctcactgaacaaactgaagCTACACAACATTCCCTCTAACAGACTGCAAACCATACACTGTTTGTTGTGCCTCAACAGGAGGCTAAAATACATGGACTACTCATCCAAACAACTTCAAACTCAACAGTGCTTTTCCTGCGGTGCTCAGAAATATATGCCCCAGCTCTAAAGTAGATCAGATGAACAGTTagtaaacaaaacagagaaacacacacacacatcctttgtTTATCAGAGAGATATCAGTGCCATAAGACAGTCTCATTAACTCTGGATAACTCAGTTAACACCTTTGTGTCTTTGTCAGCAAAAACTGAGCTGTTAGATTGTATTAAAGTGGGAAAAAGAGAGCAAAGAGTGTTTGAACTAACATTAGCATGTTGCACAACCAATTTCATCAAATCTGGCACTGATACAACCGTGGTGGAAATAAACAAATTAAGAGCATATACAAGTGTTAAAGAatcagcaacaatcaaacagcaACAATCAAATGCAGGAAATTTACTCTTAAAgaaaagtcacacacacacacacaccaagtgaATGCAAACATCTTTTACCGTTTtttacagagctctgactcagGGTCACGGCTCTTTATCGCTGTCCAAGTGTTCCCATGAAGCAGCCTCAAGAGCAAGCCAATTTTTAAGCACGTGCACAGTTTGGATATCCTAGTAATTTGGAAATCAAGAATATTCAGCTTCATTCACTTTCAAGCAACTTGGTGAACTGAACCTGCGGACGTGTTTTGTGAATGCTGATTACCTATTAACTcatttaaatggttatattccaAAATCAAATCCGTTATCTTGTTTTAAAGAACTAAAGCTGTAACTGGTAGCTAATCAGATTGAATTTATGAGGCAACAGAAAAGACCAGATGGGCTTAGATGTGTTCTCGCCTGTGCAGATAAAGAACAGAGTGGCAGTTCATTTTATCACATTACAGACAATGATGTGTGAGCACACATTACTTAAACAATTGTCCACTGTCTGGTCTGTCTAACCTCTCCAGAAAGAGGTTACCAACTACAAATTGAAGCTGCGCTTATCACTTGAGTGATAACAGTTTTGGCGATGACCACAGGGTCAACACCGGTTATCAAGAGTCTCACCTCTCCTTCTATTAATGGTGAGGTAAGGTCTCATTGGCTTCCACAAACAGAATGTCAAGTAGTTTCTTCTCAGAAAGTGAGGGAAGTGTGAAGTCACAACCTGCATAATGCAGGTGTGCTTTACCCACTTCAACCAACAGAGGAGGATGTTGTTCCAGTTTTATGTTGTTTCAGCTTTCAATGAACTCAGAGCAGTTCAGTAGTTATACTCAATTAGAATTTCTTGACTTGCTTTAATACGTTTTTCCAGCCCTAGAATTCTCTGCTTTCACATATTCAAAGACACTGCCTACATTCACTGCACCAAGTCTGATACTTTGCCTGAGGTCACATCTGTCTTTAAATATATTCTCTCCCCCGATCCCTCTATCTGGCTTCCAATCCCTGTATCATAAGGCCAGGACTGTTAATGTGGCACCCTGGGGCAGCCACTGGAAGACTTTACAAAGTCATAACTCTGAGTGAGCTTATAAAGACTCAGCCATCAGACACAGGCTCAAGTTGTAGTTTGTGCATGACCGAACTTGTACTTCAATTAGGTGCACGATCCAAAAGTTTACAGATCATAAAAATACCTAcagttctttattattattaaatatatttagaaTACATTTTGACCAAAGATATCTGGAGTTTTACCTCTATGAATGCTTATGTGAAGAGAACATCATAATGGGTGCTGTAAAAATGATGACGCAGACCAAAAACAGCTTCTGTTCTTTTGCTGACTTTTCATTCTGATATCACTGCATCATCAGTGGATTAAGGAGACAGGAAGAGCTATTGTACAGGACGCTGATGCGTGCACGGGCACGCGCActtgcgtacacacacacacacacacacacacacacacacacacacacacacacacacacacacacacacacacacacacacacacacacacacacacacacacacacacacacagagcaaataactaataaaaatgaaggTGACCTAACTAGAAAATCCAAAGCTGTGTAGCAATTCTGATTCTCTCTCAGGCTCCCTTTAAATAATAAGACAAAGTTTGAGCCCTCCTGCTAAGATGGTTTGAAAAAAGTTCTAGACTGTGGTACAGTTTGTGTGCAAAGCCAAAACATAGCTCTTCCTTTATCACATGCCATGATGTGTTTACTGGCATTCTAAGGTTGtttataagaaaacaaaatatcaaaatgtgGGCATAAAATAGCACAAGCTCAAATTTGAAAGAGGAAAGAGGTGAGCTCATTGCTTACTCGTTTGACTGACATTTCTTTTAGTCATGCCATCTGGCAACAACTTTACTCGATTACCTGTTTTCCCATATACAATACAGAAGGAGGCGGCACTGTTTCCTGGCAACAACTGCTTACTCCTAtcctttacaaagaaaaaaattaaacaactaTATCATTAACTACACAATAGTGAGGAAAACACCAAAGGAACTCGGTCACTCACATCAAACCCATTTAAAGTAGGCCTAAATATGATTCTCATAAGCAGTGTTACTTTCCTAAATTCAGTAGTCACATGCCAGTTACCAATCAGTTATCTTATTTAATTCATATAATTTCTTCAGTTATcttcaaaataataaatcaatcatgcactcacacaaacaGTTCCCTGACCTCAAGTTATGTTGGAGACAGGAATTAAATGGCACAGCAGTCTGCAAGTTTCGAGGGGTGGAGATAGGACGAGGATGTGAGACACAAACTGCGTCAAACCAggagaaaaactgaaactgtctACTGCTGCTATTAATGCAACATTAAATCTCCCCAAGCACCTCCAAAGTAATGTACTCAACTGTGCAATAGTGTATTTAGCATAATGACAcataaattgttttatttaactGTAATTAAACATTTACACTACAACAATTTGCTGGCATAGCcagcagaaaagaaaacagaaaaccttGAGCACTGAAACTTTTTAATCTTGAAATTTCAACACTTCGATTTTTTTGTTGTGGAAAAGTGGAACTGACAAGAGACATACAGTTCTCCATTTTGCCTCAGTCAGGTTATATTTTGCTTGAGTGTGGCTAGGGGAAGTGGAAAATGAGGTTAGTAAGCAGATGACAGAAGATGGCATTAAAGCAGCTGGAGTGGAGATGACCCCAGTATGGACTTTAGCAGTCTCACATATCTGTTCATAGAAATAGAAGTTACAGAAAAGAACAGGAGAAGAAGTGGGAGCACTTGAAACTGCAACAGAAGGACCAACAGAAGGAGGAGAGGGGACAGTAGAAGAACAGTGGAggaaggtgtgaaaaaaatgaggagaaagaagaggaaaaataaagagcagTCAGAAGTTCTGGGTGAGTAGCTAAGAAGTGATAGGAAATGAAGGAGCCACAAAAATAGCTACATATTTGGAAACCATGCCAACATGCATCTTGGGGAGAAGCAAATAATTTACATAGCAATGACCCTGATCTGTTGGAAAGACTTAGCAGAGGAGAGCTGTAGGGAGGAGCAGGCAGTTGCGGAAAAGGGCTGTTCTGATCTATTCTTGTCCCGACCCCACCATCCCCCATCGAAACCGGACCTCAGACCTACCCTTCAGAGCGAGGGGCTTAGTTTGAGAGTGTGGTCGTGTATTTTAGCAGGCAGCGTGATAAAGAACTAGTGTATGAAGATTTGATCACTTTAAATCAATCCCTCTGTTTTCTCTGATTAACATAGAGCTTACGCTTGAGTGGCTTGTGGGCAGACTTGCTACGTGCTCACAAACAACCTATGGAAACCCACCCtcacagaacacagacaatcCACCTCCACTTaccataaaatattttattcactacAAAAACTGTTTAGCGTAGGctcaaataatatttaaaaaaaagagagggggtgggggggtggtggtgagTAATACATCAGTTCTTTGCAAAGGCAAGAGAAGCACAGATGTCTAAGATAAAGATGATCATTACTCTCctgtccaaacacacacagtttctaGTTCTTCAatcaaaatgcatttaaagagaTTTGCCACTGAcagccaaacaaacacacattctttctgCTTGGCTTTGCAAAGAAATATTCTCTCTATTTCATATCCATCAACCTAAAATCAGTTATTATGATTTATGTCTTTAATAACACATTGTGCAGTGCATGATCAGAATATTACAAGATTTCATCATTCAATTTTACTCCGTGTCCTgttatgtaataaaaaaaaaactgtacttaGATTGAATTTTTGTCAGCCTATTTGCAAAGGCAATCAACTTGAGCATCTGTAAAAAGAACACAATTACCTATAAAAGACAGCACCCTATAAAGAGTGACCCTGTAAATAATCTTGGATGGGTTCCCTTTCTTGgcatatgacacacacacacacacacacacaaacacacagtgcagAGGAGATATTGATACTGGTCTGCTTAATCTGCTCTCACTCTCATACGTCATACCCATGCTTCATCAACTGCTTCCTAAGAAACACATTCACTTGCTTGTCTTTCCATCATTTTAGAGGACATTTTTATATGACATGTACACATACGCCAAGAAGAAATATACTATAATTTACAGTGTGGATTGGACCAACATTCTGCAGACCTCTGTTGCCAGTGCACCTTAAATCAAATCTTTACACTGCTGTACTTTATAATTCATGTTATGGAGAAATATTTTTTCTCACCTAAAAGGAGGCAGATGCCCACAATGTAAGCAGGATTATTTCTATACATCATgactacacacacaaacagactcgGAACAAACACATGTGCCAATACAGGAATTAATATAACCAGAGGATAATTCTTCTTTGCCTTGCACTTCTTATGCATATCTTAACATGATATCATTTTCATGATGTTTCAAGCTTTACTGTAAAAAGTACAGACcaccatgtgtttgtgtattctatACATGCGAAACTGAAAGAATTATTCAATATAAAGAAGAGAAATCAGAATAAGAAAAAGTAACCATCCTAGGTAAGGTGACAATAGCAACCTTGCACTGTTAGCTTTTCCACTGGCTCCCTCTTTTGGAAAGAAGCATGAGTTGAAACGGTTGTTACCTTAACTGCCGTCACAGAGAGGCACTATGCTGGATGTCTCATTTTCTGCCCTATAACTATATATAACATATACACGTGACAGTGATTGTATGACCCAAAGTCGTGGTTACCTGAAAGGCGATGCTGCTTGGTGCTTACTCTGTTGGTGTTTCGCACAGTGCAACAAAGCTGGAGCATAGCAAACATGGTTAGGATCATGACCAcactctgcagcagcagggtcagcTCAAACTGCTTCCCTATCCTGCAAAAACAAGACCAAAACAACCACATAGGTAAACACAGGTTACTAATGCATTAATTATGGTTCAACTGTATTTAGCTACAGAGGCTTAATTAATGAGATTAGTGACACCTATATGTTTACCTactatttcatattattatattaacatATTAAGTGACTGCTCTGAAAGAGGTTTATACATGTGAACACAGAAGGCTATTCTATTTAGCTAAATGGGTTTTTATCACAGGATATATAAGTAGACAGCacaaaaaatagataaatatttCTCTCCTGTTCCTCTAATGAACAACGACTTGtcctgttacaaaaaaaaaaatacaagaaagttaCCAGGATGTTTTACTAGTTATGTAATCAGTATCTAATTATTCTGATTTCACTCATTCACTTTAAAAGgattaaaagaggaaaacaaaaagacaaaaaggatgAGGACAGAACAAATACTTTCTTACCAGAAGAATATACGCAAGATGTTAGCGATGAGCAGCACGAGACACACTCTGGTGGAGAATCCCTCAGTGTTGCCACTTTTCTGGATCTCCTGGTACTGTGGCACATAAGGCAGGGCTCCCCCAAACACCATTACAAAGGATGCCAGCCAGGACAGCAGCGTCCATGAGCCCTCCATGTCCTCCTCTTGGAGATCCACCTCTGCATCCATCACAGCAAGGGAATCTCAGGGGTCCTCAGGAGATCTAGCTGTAGCACTTGGGAATCTGTCAGACAGCAGGCCACTGTCAGAGTAATCAGAGCAATGGGAGTTCAGCAGAGTTATCCCTAATGGGCGTTATGAGGCACCCAGAGTCACTAACCAGAGATTAACATTGCCTGAGTGCCAAACAGAACTAAAACATATTAAGCTGATTACGTTTAAATGCCTCAGTCATGTCTCTCACAATGCGTGTCTCATTCTAGGACATATTGCTGTGAAGTTAATACACAATGATCCTATAATTCTGTCCATTCAATATAACTCAAACACAGtgtctttatttttacatttaaattatgatttttgaCCTGCACCTGCACTCTGTGACAAGTCAAAATGCCTGCCATGTTTCTTCACGTGACAAAATGTACTTTTGAATTAATTCTTTAACATTAAAAAGTCAATtagaaatttaaaatgtatacatttctTTTTAGCCATTTTTAATATACAGTACATCAGCAATACACTGGATCCATTCAGTCCTTGACCATGTGGTACTCTAATCTGCTCTGCATATTTAAGACGATTAATCTACGAGACCAGACATTTCTCTGTAGCTACTGCATATTGTTGGCAAAATTCCGCACGCTTGCTTGTTCGTCTGTCAAAGCAGGTGTTAactgtttatctgtttgtttatttttcattgtgtAAAAGGCACAATGTCTtccaaatacaatttaaaaatgttgacaATTTTCTTGTTCATATCTATTTATATCAATCAAAAGCATTCAATAACACATGCAGTACTGTACATAAATACTCAGATGTACTCATGATTGAAAACAAAGTTGTGGTTAAGAAAACACTGATTCTTATCCAGGTTTCCTCACAGTTGCAGAATAAATGGACCAAAACAGTAATTTgtactttaattaaaaagttaATTCACTGCATAAATATTTAGAGGGCAGAcaagtaacatttttaattaaaaaagggaATAACaagcaaattattattattattattattattattaatatttaaacatgCAGTCTCACAGATTTGTTTGATGAATTAGCTGCCACATATCAGAACAGGGATGATAAGTGGGGGAATTGAAGACAAAGATCTGGGAATGTACAACAAGACAGGACATGGCCTGCCAGAAAAGGTTAGACAACAGACATGAGAGGCTGGTACTGGGGCCAGAGTGGGATGTGTCAGTATTAGCTGCCACAGCGTTTAGATAACAAGTCAAAGTACATAtctgcagctcctcctgctaACTGACTTCTGTCAAACTGCATCCACTacagtcttttttcttttttctctgaatGCTCAGTTGAACACATACTATTGCCAAACTGTCCTGTCTTCATATCAGCTAGGACATAATTCAAAATTCATTCTTAAGTTATCATCAAACTAATGATTACTATGAATTACTATGGCTACTTGGTATGATGCTTCATGCAAAGTAGTAAATTCCATTTTCCCCAGCGATCTAACGAACAGTTTTACAATACATTTCAGTTAATATAATTTCCTACAGTTCTTTGGAAATCTGTATGTTGTTCCTCAGTATAAACCAGTATGGTGTGTACACAAAGCCGTGACCTGCACATTCTGAGCAAACAGTGACAAGTTCAGGAAGCTATTAAGGCGTGAATCTTGTGGGCACTGTTggattcttttttatttcttgttaaGTAGTCATTGTGTAATTATTTTCAATATCAGATCTTAAAAAGAACCAGAATGAACATGCACTCTAGAGCCTCAGCTGACAGTTGATTCAAGTTTGGAGATCCAGTTAACACTGGGTCAACACATTTTTGTCATGACAAAGTGAAAACTTCACCAACGGGTTCTCTGACAGTATGACTgctgatattaagttgtttttttttttttctttcacacaatAGCAGGTGCACTGAGTAGAACAGCCTGAATACACCCTGATTACTAATCAAATGTCTGTTAATGCATGCAACTTATTTGTAATAAGGACATAAGGGCTGTAAAGGTATCAATGTTCAAGCACTTTAAAAGGTTCAGTGAATAACAATGCAAAGTGAATGCAAACCTGCAGCAGACCTTTAACACATTCCATAAAAAAAGTTTATACATGATTTCCAAAGTTAAATATTATTCAGGATATTTAACAATCCAGGGCGTCTCCGGCTATTTCCCTCTGCCTGGTGCTGAAGTTAACCATCACACAATAGTCTAAATGCGATGGACCACATCTGATAACTGAACAAACTCTGTTACGTAAGCAAAGCATACCTCCTTTGGGTTGGGTTAACATGCCTGAACTTCCAGACATCAATTTTAAGCTACTATGCCAGACTTACAGTAACAACGCGCAAAGAAACAGCAATAACAGCGTGAGGTTACATTGTTATAAAAGGAAACACAGCGCGTTTCGCGTATGCCTATTTAAATAAGAACTTCTAAGGTAAAGTCTTAAATCACTTGAGAAAGTCTACATTTTTCTACAACAGGATTTTTCTACAATAGCACACTCACTACACGCACAGTGCGCACTGGGACTGAGGCGGTATCGCTCCTTATAAGGATTTTATACCAGTTTAAGTGGCACAACAttgtataaatatatttttgtaaatttcCAGATTAACTTACCAATGGTTTTCAGCCACTTTCTTCCcgtttgtaaaaaaaacaaacaaataaaaaacacatacacacaacccGCACACGAACTCTTCGGCGTCAAACACACCGGGCTCCCCTGGCAGCTCCAACTTTGAAATCTCAACTCGGCCAGAGGAGGAGAAATGTGCGCGCGCAGGCAAGAGCACGTGCACGCGCATAGATACATAGAccgtttgtttttgttttttttcagttattattACAGAGTTACAAAAGCTTTACGTGCATGTCGCTATGGTCTTAGCAGCTAATGGGGAAGCAGCCTATTGTAGTGAGCAAATATCTGAGTGACAGGCGTTTCCTTTCTTCAGTAAATAAAAGCTCCAGCACGATACTCTCCATTCAAAACCTACACTATACTGGCCCAACTCTCGCGAGATTCTGCGTGTtgtggaacagctgactgtgctGTGGGTGTTGTGCGAGATTGCTTACTTCGCGAAGATAGCAAAACAGTCGCTAGATAGCGTTTAGAATTTTCGTGCTGTTTAGGCGCCGATAAACATTTACATCACAACATGGCCGAGACGGATCCCAAATCGGTGCAGGATCTTACTAATGTGGTGAGTCGTGATCGTGAGGCAAGCTAGCTTTAGCCAAAGTAGCTTAGCGTTAGCTAGCAGAGCCAATAAGAACGCTGGCGATGGCAAGCTATCTGAGCTAGCAAAATTTAGTGCTTATGAGGGGTTTCATGCCGCTTGTTTCTtgtgtaaaaacacaacagacacacaaaaacacacagattcaaaggctgtgtgtgtttagcttgttttatttaaaccGTAAGCCCAGACTGTAATTTCAGCACGTTATGTAATGGTCAGCCGGTCATGTAAATGACATCACCAAATTACAACCGAGTAAAACTGCACAGAATTATATAAAAGTTAATctaaagtatatatatatatttttttttttcacattttcaggaACCTGTGAAATATATTTCCCTTGTCCACCTATTGAATAACGTGCAGTTTCACTCCTTCAACTGCTATTTTTTCTGATCCTTTTAATGTCTCCGACTGTACGACAAAGATAGCGTGGGCAATGCTTCGCAGTGTTGCCATAGAGATGGGGTCAATGAGAGACATTTAGCTTCAGTCACCCTGGCAAACATTTAACAACCACCTCCGCTAGTTTGAGTCATTTTTGTTACGTATTCTGTAGTTTTCTACACTCTTATTCACACACGTTTAGAGAAGTTGtggattaaggcttaaagtcTTCATAACAAGAGCATAGCTTTATGCGTTCCATCTGTATGTTACACTTATTGTTATGCTACCTGACTAGTATCTCCGTCTGAGGTCCAAGCTGGGTAAAATCAGCTACTCAGGGTGCATTAGGTGAAATTAAGCTTTCGAACAGTGTAGAGCTCCACTGTTATGTAAAGGAGATGCAGAATTGAGGgaaatttttttgctttcattgtTGTGCAGGTGTACTTGTTACAGTGACTCAAAGAGTGATTATCAAGTTTTTCAGTTGTTGGTGAGGAAACAAAATCACACTTTAATGATTCATAGACCATTAAAAGCTAGagtaatgactttttttttttttttgtcttgctgCTTGTGCTTGACAGTGTTGTGACTTTAATTTACAACTCCAGAAATTCAACTGGTAAATTGTTCCTGTTTCCactgcattcatttttcttttggctttACTTATTTTTCCTTCCACAGGTTCAGACACTGCTGCAACAGATGCAGGACAAGTTCCAGACCATGTCAGACCAGATCATTGGAAGGAATATCCTAAAAATCATCTAAAATGCTAAATATCAGCTGTATATTGATTATATGCATCTAAGTTAGGCTTCCATGTTATCTTTCACATTCTCTGACTTTGTGATCTCTGATTGTAATTACCTGCCTTAACCAATTCTCCACTCGATGAGATGAGCACACGTATCGATGActtggaaaaaaatattgctgACCTGATGACCCAGGCTGG
It contains:
- the hsbp1b gene encoding heat shock factor-binding protein 1b, with the translated sequence MAETDPKSVQDLTNVVQTLLQQMQDKFQTMSDQIIGRIDEMSTRIDDLEKNIADLMTQAGVEEIEATPEKAKEGQGS